The Enterococcus rotai genome includes a window with the following:
- a CDS encoding MDR family MFS transporter, whose product MNKNKETYDGVRYNRSALMVVILLGAFCIIMNQTLLITAYPTIMKDLNISLSTVQWLTTLFLLVSGITIPLSAYLMKQIQSKYLFLTALNLFLIGVLICYFGPTFKYLLFGRLLQGIASGIMLPLIQTIVLTLFQKNERGTAMGFVGLVVALAPAIGPTLSGYIITYFNWKTLFLITIPLILLSEIGALLFFKVSIPLKQSKLDIPSVFLSIIGFGSLLYSISLASTKGWLSKEVIVLFFIGCTVLISFIVRELKISNPLLNLKVFSYSTFSVSVFLSAISYIALLGFESILPDYIQKVHLESPIDSGLILLPGSIVMGLMNPVTGKLFDRFGGRFLIPIGLTLLSLGTFPFLFITETTPILLIAIFYAIRLLGISMVLMPVTTTGMNALPNDMISNGTATNNTLRQIASSFGTAVLVTFLSSHAQATPTQSLAIGSSTLAIKESLEVADYRHAFAMAFVFCIVALVSSLIIFRKKGSNTKKREKKE is encoded by the coding sequence ATGAATAAAAACAAAGAAACCTATGATGGGGTACGCTATAATCGAAGCGCTCTTATGGTTGTTATTCTACTGGGCGCATTTTGTATTATTATGAATCAGACGCTGTTGATCACAGCCTACCCAACGATTATGAAAGACCTGAATATAAGTTTAAGCACCGTTCAATGGTTAACAACGTTGTTTCTCTTAGTTTCAGGTATTACTATTCCTTTGTCTGCTTATTTAATGAAGCAAATCCAGTCTAAATATTTATTTTTAACTGCCTTGAATTTATTTTTAATTGGCGTGCTTATTTGTTATTTCGGTCCAACATTCAAGTATTTGCTTTTTGGACGATTATTACAGGGAATTGCTTCTGGAATTATGCTTCCTTTGATTCAGACGATTGTATTAACGCTGTTCCAAAAAAACGAACGTGGAACTGCTATGGGGTTTGTTGGTTTAGTAGTTGCGTTAGCTCCCGCGATAGGGCCAACGCTATCTGGATATATTATTACCTATTTCAACTGGAAAACATTATTTCTTATTACAATACCGTTGATCCTTCTATCAGAAATAGGGGCTTTACTGTTTTTTAAAGTCAGCATACCCTTAAAACAGAGTAAGTTAGACATTCCTTCTGTGTTTTTATCGATCATTGGATTTGGTAGTTTGTTATACAGTATTAGTTTAGCTAGTACTAAAGGCTGGTTGTCTAAGGAAGTAATTGTTCTTTTTTTTATAGGATGTACTGTGCTTATTTCTTTCATTGTACGAGAGTTGAAAATTTCAAATCCTCTATTGAACTTAAAAGTGTTTAGCTACTCAACTTTTTCAGTTTCTGTGTTTCTAAGTGCCATTTCTTATATAGCCTTGCTTGGGTTTGAATCTATTTTACCAGACTATATTCAAAAGGTTCATCTAGAAAGTCCAATTGATTCGGGGTTGATTTTATTACCTGGAAGCATCGTGATGGGATTAATGAATCCAGTTACAGGAAAATTATTTGATCGATTTGGTGGACGTTTTTTAATCCCGATTGGTTTGACGTTATTGTCTTTAGGGACATTTCCATTTCTATTTATCACTGAGACAACGCCAATTCTTCTCATAGCTATTTTCTATGCTATCCGTTTATTGGGGATATCTATGGTCTTGATGCCAGTGACAACAACAGGAATGAATGCTTTACCCAATGATATGATCAGTAACGGGACCGCAACGAATAATACATTAAGGCAAATTGCTAGCTCCTTTGGGACTGCTGTATTAGTTACGTTTCTATCTAGTCATGCCCAAGCTACTCCTACACAATCATTGGCAATTGGAAGTTCCACACTTGCTATAAAAGAATCATTGGAGGTTGCCGATTATCGTCATGCGTTTGCGATGGCTTTTGTTTTTTGTATCGTTGCTTTAGTTAGTTCCTTAATTATTTTTCGTAAAAAAGGATCGAATACTAAAAAGAGAGAAAAGAAAGAATAA